A part of Dryobates pubescens isolate bDryPub1 chromosome 3, bDryPub1.pri, whole genome shotgun sequence genomic DNA contains:
- the ENPP4 gene encoding bis(5'-adenosyl)-triphosphatase ENPP4 isoform X1 → MNLVLTLLFSGIVACCAHSADDSVSRLLLVSFDGFRADYLETYKLPHLQEFIADGVLVKEVTNAFITKTFPNHYTIVTGLYEESHGIVANDMYDAEAKKNFSQFNDSDPFWWNEAVPIWVTNQQQGNGASAAAMWPGSDVKINGTTPQFFMKYNFSVTFEERVEKIVEWLNSSNPVVSFAVLYWEEPDASGHKYGPDDNENMRKVLEEVDKHVGFLISKLKALGLWDSVNIIITSDHGMASCSAEKLIILDDCIGRNNYTLIDKSPVAALIPKQDKRVVYNLLKNCSSHMKVYLKEDIPDRFHYRNNNRIQPIILVADEGWTIVQNESLPKLGDHGYDNTLPSMHPFLAAHGPAFRQGYKQSMMNNVDIYPMMCHILGLMPEPHNGTYSNFRCLLADQWCKNLPEVIGIVIGAFMILTTFTCLIIISKNKAAPQRPFSRLQLQYDDESLLIG, encoded by the exons ATGAACTTGGTGTTAACATTACTCTTTTCTGGAATAGTTGCCTGTTGTGCTCACTCTGCTGATGATTCGGTGTCCAGATTACTTCTGGTGTCTTTTGATGGCTTCCGGGCTGACTACTTGGAAACCTATAagcttcctcatcttcaggagTTCATTGCAGATGGTGTCCTTGTAAAAGAAGTTACAAATGCTTTTATCACCAAGACTTTCCCAAACCATTATACCATAGTGACAGGCTTGTATGAAGAAAGTCATGGCATTGTGGCTAATGACATGTATGATGCAGAAGCCAAGAAAAACTTTTCACAGTTCAATGATTCAGATCCCTTCTGGTGGAACGAGGCAGTTCCAATTTGGGTAACAAATCAACAGCAGGGAAATGGAGCAAGTGCTGCTGCAATGTGGCCTGGTTCCGATGTAAAAATTAATGGCACAACCCCTCAGTTCTTTATGAAGTATAACTTTTCAGTAACGTTTGAGGAGAGAGTGGAGAAAATTGTTGAGTGGCTGAACAGCTCTAACCCGGTTGTCAGTTTTGCTGTGTTATACTGGGAAGAACCAGATGCAAGTGGGCACAAGTATGGACCAGATGACAATGAGAACATGCGCAAAGTATTAGAAGAAGTGGATAAACACGTTGGTTTCCTTATTAGTAAACTGAAGGCATTAGGTCTGTGGGACTCTGTTAATATTATAATAACAAGTGATCATGGAATGGCTTCCTGTTCTGCAGAGAAGCTGATAATCCTGGATGACTGCATTGGTCGCAATAATTACACTCTGATAGACAAGAGTCCAGTTGCTGCACTGATACCAAAGCAGG ACAAAAGAGTTGTGTATAACTTGCTGAAAAATTGCAGCAGTCACATGAAGGTGTATCTCAAAGAAGACATTCCAGATAGATTCCATTATCGCAATAATAACAGAATTCAACCCATAATTCTGGTTGCAGACGAAGGCTGGACCATTGTACAGAACGAGTCACTTCCAAAGT TAGGTGACCATGGCTATGACAACACTCTCCCAAGCATGCACCCATTCCTGGCTGCTCATGGGCCTGCTTTTCGTCAAGGATACAAGCAGAGCATGATGAACAATGTTGACATTTACCCCATGATGTGCCACATCCTGGGACTGATGCCAGAGCCCCACAATGGCACTTACAGTAACTTCAGGTGCTTGCTTGCTGACCAGTGGTGCAAAAATCTTCCAGAAGTTATTGGGATAGTTATTGGGGCTTTTATGATACTGACAACTTTCACCTGCCTTATTATAATCTCAAAGAACAAAGCTGCTCCCCAAAGGCCATTTTCCCGCCTTCAGTTACAATATGATGATGAGAGTCTTTTAATTGGatag
- the ENPP4 gene encoding bis(5'-adenosyl)-triphosphatase ENPP4 isoform X2, with product MNLVLTLLFSGIVACCAHSADDSVSRLLLVSFDGFRADYLETYKLPHLQEFIADGVLVKEVTNAFITKTFPNHYTIVTGLYEESHGIVANDMYDAEAKKNFSQFNDSDPFWWNEAVPIWVTNQQQGNGASAAAMWPGSDVKINGTTPQFFMKYNFSVTFEERVEKIVEWLNSSNPVVSFAVLYWEEPDASGHKYGPDDNENMRKVLEEVDKHVGFLISKLKALGLWDSVNIIITSDHGMASCSAEKLIILDDCIGRNNYTLIDKSPVAALIPKQDKRVVYNLLKNCSSHMKVYLKEDIPDRFHYRNNNRIQPIILVADEGWTIVQNESLPKCDHGYDNTLPSMHPFLAAHGPAFRQGYKQSMMNNVDIYPMMCHILGLMPEPHNGTYSNFRCLLADQWCKNLPEVIGIVIGAFMILTTFTCLIIISKNKAAPQRPFSRLQLQYDDESLLIG from the exons ATGAACTTGGTGTTAACATTACTCTTTTCTGGAATAGTTGCCTGTTGTGCTCACTCTGCTGATGATTCGGTGTCCAGATTACTTCTGGTGTCTTTTGATGGCTTCCGGGCTGACTACTTGGAAACCTATAagcttcctcatcttcaggagTTCATTGCAGATGGTGTCCTTGTAAAAGAAGTTACAAATGCTTTTATCACCAAGACTTTCCCAAACCATTATACCATAGTGACAGGCTTGTATGAAGAAAGTCATGGCATTGTGGCTAATGACATGTATGATGCAGAAGCCAAGAAAAACTTTTCACAGTTCAATGATTCAGATCCCTTCTGGTGGAACGAGGCAGTTCCAATTTGGGTAACAAATCAACAGCAGGGAAATGGAGCAAGTGCTGCTGCAATGTGGCCTGGTTCCGATGTAAAAATTAATGGCACAACCCCTCAGTTCTTTATGAAGTATAACTTTTCAGTAACGTTTGAGGAGAGAGTGGAGAAAATTGTTGAGTGGCTGAACAGCTCTAACCCGGTTGTCAGTTTTGCTGTGTTATACTGGGAAGAACCAGATGCAAGTGGGCACAAGTATGGACCAGATGACAATGAGAACATGCGCAAAGTATTAGAAGAAGTGGATAAACACGTTGGTTTCCTTATTAGTAAACTGAAGGCATTAGGTCTGTGGGACTCTGTTAATATTATAATAACAAGTGATCATGGAATGGCTTCCTGTTCTGCAGAGAAGCTGATAATCCTGGATGACTGCATTGGTCGCAATAATTACACTCTGATAGACAAGAGTCCAGTTGCTGCACTGATACCAAAGCAGG ACAAAAGAGTTGTGTATAACTTGCTGAAAAATTGCAGCAGTCACATGAAGGTGTATCTCAAAGAAGACATTCCAGATAGATTCCATTATCGCAATAATAACAGAATTCAACCCATAATTCTGGTTGCAGACGAAGGCTGGACCATTGTACAGAACGAGTCACTTCCAAAGT GTGACCATGGCTATGACAACACTCTCCCAAGCATGCACCCATTCCTGGCTGCTCATGGGCCTGCTTTTCGTCAAGGATACAAGCAGAGCATGATGAACAATGTTGACATTTACCCCATGATGTGCCACATCCTGGGACTGATGCCAGAGCCCCACAATGGCACTTACAGTAACTTCAGGTGCTTGCTTGCTGACCAGTGGTGCAAAAATCTTCCAGAAGTTATTGGGATAGTTATTGGGGCTTTTATGATACTGACAACTTTCACCTGCCTTATTATAATCTCAAAGAACAAAGCTGCTCCCCAAAGGCCATTTTCCCGCCTTCAGTTACAATATGATGATGAGAGTCTTTTAATTGGatag